TGGTGCTGACTCAggcctcgatggagcagagtgAGAGAGCaagcgaaagggaacacctgctgccgtggCATTGCATGAAGGGAGAGGGAATCGTTGCGActccacgtcaccctcgctctcggaagcctgtgttatccgtgcATTCCTTGTCTGTGCGAGCTTTTGCCTGCATTCTAGCTGTGCCTTGGTAAAGCCAAATCAAAACTCACCAAGCATCTCAATGCTCACCTGCAcgcaaggagttcataactcgaaggaccgctcagtggcgtttAATTGGAcataaatgctttcgcattgacaactcataagaagtgcttaggtgtgtTCTCGGATTTTTTGTCAAAATGTGTAAAGAACAGAGATGATGACGTATGCATGGTGTAAAatttgtcggacgatctcaccgctgccaccatttgtaagggttgaaggtcgtagggaggaacttgggaggacaggactaagtgagcaggatttatttacatgttatttacattagaacatgggatacatttacacagtctagcgtgactcccaaatggagcccgcaaaacgaagcatacagcatgcgagcacgaagctccaaacacacccaGTACACTGCTGGTCGAGCACAATGACGAacacgatcacagagcacacagacgagcacaccctagcagccgacaaacagccgcttataaacactccgttctccctaaatccctaggtgagggaaacggctgTCCAATCGGACTGTCCAtagtcgttggggcgtagtcgacccgacttggaggaggagggctcacacacacacgtacgcactttggattcccagaacccgagttgagcgcgtccccgtagccaggtggtcacgcctgaccccagccggcgcctctaaattcgagagctgcctttctcctgtagtcgccacgcgtgtcagcagactgtgacgaatcctggggcccacgtaccgcaaagcacccttttgttagggaagctcttcttgccaCTGAAGTAgcaccatgaagacccggcaaatcaaccaacaatacacggggtgccaaacgtggccagTCCTGCTGTCGTAGTCtccagttctccaaaggaagttcatggtcggttagcactgttgcctcgctggttctctgaagggcgtcACCACCGTggatcgatcgaagcacctgcagcgggctgagatagttttgcagagcactacccctgcaggccgatcctaacaatggCAAGGACATTCTTGAGAACATGGTGGTGTTCACTACGAAACTCTGCTGCTGTCCCAGTAAATGAGTTCAACACTGGAGGAATCGCTGAAGTataccttttttttctgctttgttcGTATTAGCAGTATAAATATATCTTGCAATTATGCACTTCTAATACACTTGTCTCCTTTGCTGTGTGTGTGGGCTGGGAGTAAATAAACTCTGTACATTTTCATTGAAAAACAAAGTATCACCAAGTAATCTTTGCACTATTTGTGCAGGACCTTCGTGATGGAGTATGTCCCGAGCTTCCAGACCAGCTCCGTGAAGAACCGCTGAAGTGTCCCACTGCTCCTGTGTTTTGAAAAAACACCTGGTCTTTTAATTTTTGTACATACAAGTAAatacttccctttttttttttcatgtattgcGCTGTGTGCCTGCTGATCTCTATACTCCCGTTTTACCAGTTGCGTGCACTACAGCAAAGGCAATGGCTCAGCCAATCAGTGACGAGAGTCGGCTGCATCTTCTAGAGAAACGAAGAGTGTGCTATAATAATCTTTGCGTGAAACTTCAATTCACTTGATGATGCATGGATGGCAGTGAGAAACAGACAATTAAGGGAGTTCTGGTGGTTCTTTTTCCAGGCTGGCTTATGCGACCTGCAGCTGTCTCTGAACTGCATGGATTTGTTGGTGAGGTGGAGCATGTATGCTGAAGGATGCAGATGAGGTGTTCTCGGTCGTTCTTGTGACTAGCACTGGACGCACCGAATATCTGCATGCCTGGAACTGTGATGAGACAGCTTGTTAGTAACTGTGCCAAGAATGATGTCACCTACTGGCGCCGGCACGCCCGTTGAGGTGTTGCTCGAAATCTCGCCAAAAGGTTGCGTGCCTAAAAGCAAACAAGTGAGAATACCAGCCCTGTTCTGTCAAACACTCAGTCCATCGAAGGGAAATATTCTCATCCTTCCAAGTGCAGGACAAAGCTACAAAGCAAACCcttacaggtttctcagaaacaaagcttcgcagttgaagcaAAAGTTTGTCCTGTTCTAgggttcgaacccgggaccaccttTCTGGGACGGTTGCTGTACTATCTGAGCTAACGATGAATCTAGCAGATCGCAGCGTGAGGGTGAGTTAATCAACATTTCGAAACACAGGAACACTGAAACAATTCATTGAAGCAATCCATTGCTTGCTGACACTCTTCACACTTTGCATATACCGATATCAGTGAGCTGCAACATTCATCACCATTGAATACATACAAACAACAGATTGCTGCAAAGCTGGGCATTGTCACTGGATGGCTGTATTCTCAAACAAGGAAATAACATCCATATAGGAGCCAGTTCAAAAGAGGTATGTGGCAACGAAACGTTCGTGGTTTGCATTATGAAAGGTTTTTATTACAAAATCAACTGCATTATGGCTGTGCACCACCTTTTTTTAAAATAGGAGTACAGACCAAGAAAAAGCTTTTTATTTTCAGCTTGAACTAAGCCAAGTGGGCAGTACGAAAAATGTGGTACATGCCATAAAAACTAAATACATATGCCAGGATTGAGGTCTCTACAATTACAACCACATAGCTGTGGCAGACAGTTGGGCAGGCTGTGCACTAGCAGCGAATTACAGTATTCAACCGAGCTGAAGTTGATCACAACCTAGGGAGACGAGAAACAATGCAAAAGCTGCAAGCTTGTACCTAATTAAAACAGTTGATTTTACGGCTTACTTTCCTTCCACTGTCTTGTTCTTTGTCTGCATTCTTCGGAGAAAAAGTCATCCGGCacaaggaagaaaagaagaatatTTCTTAAGTATCTGCATATATAGACAAGTTAGCTCACTCGAACTCCCTCCTGTGAATCTGAACAAGTTGAGGCAGGCCTGAGTCGCAGTACAAGTCCCAGTGAATTGAAACTTGTACAAGTCTGAGGGAGTTCCAGTCAGTCTAAATAAAATTAGACTCCAATTGTTTTTATGTGCACAAGCCTGTATGTGAGGTTGAGTCGCTGTGACGCTGAGTGAATATGACAAATGGGGTTGAGACTATGATCCCGCGAGTCTGAGTTGGTTTGCGATTCTATCGATTCTGATTGAGCCCGAGTAAGCACGAGTCCATGAGCCTGAGATTCTGAGAGATCAgatgaagaaaataaactttattaaaaagaatgctcCGGCAGTTTTGGTTGTAGTGGCCTCAGATGGTGGCTCGAAGTCAATTTTAAACTGTGCGAGGAAGGCTGGACATGGACAGAAACATAGACTCACACACCAAGTGTCTACTTCGGAGAGAACTTGCTCAAGTCCGATTTTGGCAAGTCTACAGGTCCAACTGATTTTTCTGCACTTTCTGACTAGCTTAGGAGGTTCTGCACTTCACTACTAGTTTCATCAGTTCAACACAGCGGCCAAGACATTTTCTATTACGTTTTCTTTTGCGCTTTATCAGATAACTATCAGATAACACGCAAAGAAATCGCCAGTTAAACCCTCCTTTAGGGCTACCGGGTGACCGTTTCAATATGCGCGCCAAACGgggagcgttcttttttttcccctcttcttgTTCTCAGGGTTCTTTCACAAGTTATCTATCcgggtctttcttttttttttataatggtCACAAACCGTCGACGTACGCGCCGGTCAGCCTGGTGTGCATGCATAGTTGCAGTAGTCATGAGCCCGTATGACCGTATGTCGCCGAAAGCACGCCGAACGCGCGCTGTATAAATCGTGCTTTCGTTTTCACTCCGCGCATAGCTTCCTTCTAGAGTGCCCGTACTAATTGTAACCCTAGCTGTCGATTCCTTTAGAGCGCGCGGCGCCTTTTCGACAACTATTAGACTTACCCACGCCCCATGACTTCTAAACAAAACCTAAACCAAGGAATTTGGCGCGCTTTTTGAATTCGCCACATTATGATATGCTGTAATTCATTATGCACGTGTGAGGGATTGAGGCGCGTAACTCCGCGATTACGGAGTAGCCACGGCTAACGGAGCAAACAGAAACACGTGGACAAAACTATCGTGTTTAAAGAACGCGCGCGTCGCGAATCGTCAGCAGGCGTGACGACACGGCTTGTTTTTCGAAATCGCGATCGAAACGTAAACTGGCTATTATCGAGTATCGGAACAGCGCCACGTTCGCGTTCAAAGGACTCAGGAGCCGCTCGCCGGCGCCCGGAGAAAGCGAGGGGCAACCCCCGGTTCTCATTGCACAGGATGGCACCGGCTTGCCGATCCTCCGCCGTCTGCTTCCGGACAACGGCGACCGTCGTCTATTTGACATCGCGCAGTAGCGGTTTTTATGAGGTCAACGAAACAGACGCCGGCGTCGCGCTCCGGCCCTCTGTATTTGGAACAGACggccttcacacacacacacacgtgcacacaagcAGCGGCAAGCGCTCGGAGAACGCTGCCAGCAAGTCTTGAGAAGATATGTGGAAGAACATATTCGGCCGGTCGACAGCGACTTACGTGAGTGCAATCGACGACCGAGGTGCATGCGTCTGTCCGTAGCTGAAAGGGCATGTGCTTTGTGTTGCGTGGCTggcgttaagaaaaaagaaagaaagtcgtGCGCCTCGATTGCGGTTGTTGAACAGACGTAGAATCAGTCGCTCTTCACTAGTTCAGGAAACGATGGACGTTAGTGCGTCGGGTGTAAAACGCAGCCGTTTCCACAGTTTTTTACTACGCGACCGGTGCGCAATGCATAATAAACATGCCATTCTCAGTGGCCCGCACAGCTCCTGACAAATCTCGTTCGACCTCTTTTGGGCCGACTTTGTTTCcctgttaaataaataaataaataaataaataaataaataaataaataaataaatgaaatataacaACACGTAAAGCAtctcagccgcccacaaagaagCATGAAAAGGTACAACTTGTATGGCCATCCTGTCGGCTAGCATAGTAGACTAAACGACgttcgtttctttctcttttgagTCGTTTTGTTCATACATTACCAAGCACTGGCGCAACCCCCAAAAAGAAAAGGGTCAACCAAGCGTCGACGCTAAAGGAGACGAGGTCAACATGTGTACATGGCGATTCAGACGATTTGATAATTAAGGTTGCTTATgtatgtttattctctctcttatTCATGCTCATTGTTGACTCATTTCGTATCTTATTCGTATACAGTATTTCAAGCACAATTACGTCAACCTAGAATGTTGCGAAGTAAAAGATCAAAGAGAAAAGCAGTTTTCTCTTGCATTCAGACAGCGTATACCATTGCACCCAGCATTGTTCCTCAGCAAAGATACGCTCTTTGGTGTTACAtcagtttgattttttttttttatgattttcGTGTACTAGTTTTGTACCCAAGCGATCCATAGCACGGCCTCTTAATATAGGCCTATGTTACAGCAGTAGTATCTATAGCACACCTCCAAGCCCATGCATACAATTAAGGGCCCtgttgaggcagtagtgctgcTTGAAAATTATTAATTGAATGTTTTAAGTTTATAAGTCATCTATACACATAGCACATCTCACAGAAGTCATTGCCATAGTCTGATTGAAAGTACGGCATGTGTTTTATGCATTTACACAGCGGTCaattttaggcctctatacaaCCATGTTACATGTACATCGCTATTCATCAGTCCAATGATTGCAGAATACCAtttcttggtgctctttggccataacttgCCCTTGCACCATTGAACACTGTACATCATCAATTATGTTGAGCCCGTTTTCCTTAACATTTGGTAGACCCTTTCTCTTCTGACCAAGAGGTCAGGTGGGCCAATCTCGGAGATAGCGCAGATACTTTTCGACTAAGTTGGCACTAATTACACTTGTACAATTATTTTTATCTACTCTGTGACCAATTCCAGCATCTTGTCTCATTCATACCTACATTGATACCTCTTGCGACTCACTATGACGCTCTGCAGATGCGAAAAGGCCCTTTTTTTCTGTAATTTATAAGATTATCAGATAAGCCAAACCTATATGAAGTCAGCTAAGACGACCTTGTCTTCAATACTATGCATACAACTGAGTGGGGCAGAACACTGTACGATGATACCATGATTTGGCCTCCGTGCTGTGTTGGGGACTTGCTACCTACATCTCCGACAGCTGGGTGTGCTGAGGAACAAATTACTTTCCCATTCATGCTTTTTTTGTCTGTGATATAGTACTGTCTTATCTTATATGTGTTTGCAGAGAAACAGCAGGACAGAAACACATGGCCATTTCACTTGGCAATCGTGTCTTTGAATTGGCACAGACTTTGAAGTTGCTTATATAAACAAAACAACTTTATTAGCGAGTTGGTACCAGAACGTCATGCCCTTATGAGCAAAGAAAATGCTAATGACGAGTTTACAGGGCTGTCAGCTGTTGGATGGACTGGCGCGCAGGCTGCTGTTGCAGTTTTTGTTCATTGCCACCACTTGGGAGCGTACTTCGGCAAAGGTGTCGTCGCAAAACTTGTGGAGCTCTTGTGAGACAGATTCTTCGGTTGCAGCGAGGTATCCTTCATTGTCTGTGTgtacaaggagaaaaaaaagaaagggataaTCGAATAAGTTGGTTTGAAGTGCTTTTGCTGGCCACAAGATTTTAAGAAATCATAAAACTTACTTTTCATTATTAGATGCCCCGACAGCTCACAGAGAGCAACGTTGAACGCAGACTCATCCTTCGCACCTAAAATGTGCAACACGAGACACTCAGTATGAAATCACGGGGAAGGCAGTGATGCAGTCTCACCGTAGCAAGAATGGCGTGCCCACAGGAATACACGAACCACTGGTTGTTCAACACCATCTGTATCGTCTGATTTAAAGCTTGTCCCTCTCGTAACAAACAGGTTATGAGCTGTAGAAGTGTTTAGCAGCATCTGGACAAGTACCATCAGATTCCTaaagcagattaaaaaaaaaaaaaaacagcacaagaTTACGTTTGTGTGATTAATTTTGTGGATGTGATTCCTTCATTCTATAATACTGTCAGCCATTACAAATTCCTTCCTCTCAAAGCTCCCTCTCACACCATAACAACAGAAATAGTTTGAAGTGCAATTAAACATAAGTAGTGCTACTTTGGGTTATGTTCTGTTCTGGCACGATATAGTATGCAAGTCAACAATCTATAGAAGAAATTTAAAGTTTAAATAAGTACTTCAATGTTCATTTACTAATTCAAACCACATTAAAATACATTGTAATCTAGATGCTTACTATAGTAACTACTATATTACAGGTTTGAAGGTGCCAATTACATTCGTACACTATAGCGCTAATGAGCACATATGTCTGAATATCAGTTTATAGAATCTGTGCCATCTTTCCTTTAAAATGCTTCAGTTGCACAGCAGTGCATAATTATCAATGGCAATGCACTATGTTCTTTTATAGCCCCTGTGGTAGCAAATATACAAGTTCTTCGTGTTAGATATTGCATAGGAAAATCAATGTTAGGTATTGCATAGGAAAATTACCCTTGGAATGCCACATTCGCACATCACTACCAAATGCCCGCTAGACTAGACAACTGAATGAATGTTCATGCATAAAGCTGCATGGGCAGTTTATTTTACTCACTGAACAACAGTTTCCTTGTTGTCTTTAGTCACTTGAAAAACAAATCCCTTGGCAGGATAGTCTACAATTTCATAGCATTCGCTCCATAGGTGGTTGACCCTCTGCATAAATGGGGATGTACAGTAAGTGCCTTAAGCATCTAATACAGTCAAATAAGAATGTTACATAAGGAAGTAAGTATATAATTTGGCTGGTCATGCTTTACTTCAATGAACATTCTATTGTTATAATTAAACCGAAAATTCAGTATCCAAGACAATATAGGTAGCAGCGAGGCAGATAGTGGTTCACTCGCAGCATTAAATGTGTGTTTTCGATAGCAAAAAATGTCACATACTGAGCGAGAGCAACTCGACATGGTTATACATTCAAGATTTTTTTGTCTCACGAGATGCAGATATGGCAACATACACTTACATCAGATACTTTAACAAAGATATTTTTGAATCAGATGTGActaacaaggtttgactgtataatgTATGTGACAAGGAACTCACAGCTGTTTCAATGTAAAGCCTATGTTCCAGGTAATAGAGGTGGAAGTGGTGGTGATTCACCGAGGCATGGCCACCAAGGCTGTTGAAACCAAGACGGAAATTTCTGAAAACAGTCCAAGTTCCATTTGGTCATGAACAGTATTTTTCTTTCAGGCCACTCAGTGTCAACAATCTATTTATTCAATTCATTCACTGAGAATCTAGCTTTGGTCAACTTTGCATAGCCTACAGGAAACTAATAATCTGCTTATTTAAAGCACATGCCCTTTTCTGCGCAGAATGATGTGGTGAAAAATGGCTGAAGAGAGCACATTGATGAGGCCTGTATAATTAAAGGTCCCACCATAAGATGGCATCACCAATGCAATCACGCATTTGCAGTTTTGATATCATGGATTTTCATTTTGCCAAGTACTCTTTCCCTGGTAACTTTGTTTGCAGTGCTGCTTGGTCATACTTCATTTACGGAGGGATGAAATTGCCTTCTGTATATATGTGCTTGTGTAATAACCCACAATAATGCTAATATGCACATTCGATTCAACTTTGGACTATCGCACAAAAATCTGTGGCCTCTGGGACTCGGATATGAAATAAGTCCAATGTATTTTCACAATGCTTGATTTAGATACAGTAGGTGTGATCACTTACGGGCTGCCACTTAGTAGCACCATATCAATTGCCAGACGCAGTGACACGGGCGTGAGTATCTGTTCAGGATGAAGGTGAGTAGTACAACGCAAGTTAACCAAACCAATGACTCAAGCAAAAAAATGTGCAGGAGAATAAAGAAGTGTGTGCAAATGAACACACAAAACATGTCCCAAAGAAAGTGAATGCGCTCTCTTAACATGCAAGTCAAGACAAAGAACAATTTATGAAATGAAATAATTAGATAAATTTCATGGGTTACGTCTTGAAGCATACCACAAGCAGAATCACAAACCTGCGGCAGACAGTTGTACAGGCTGGGAACTAGCAGGGAATTGCAGTACTCAACTGGGCTGACATTGATCACCACCCAGTGCCCCACCTGCAAGACAAGGCCTATAGATAACGAGAAACAATGCAGGAGGCATAAGCTATTGTACCTAATTAAAACAGCCGATTCCACTGCTTACTTCTTTTGCACTGTCTTGTTCTTTGTTGACGTTCTTCAAAGAAAACAGCATCtagcagaaggaaaaaaaaaacggttcgtTGATTGCTTAAGGGAACATAGTTTAAATGTAAGAAATTATTGTGACAGTCGTCTAGCTGTCTGCTCATATTCAAGAGGGCAGCTGTGCAACTTTGTTAAATGATTGTGTAATTCTTTCTAGACAAAGATAAGGACATGCATGAAATTATAGAGGCACAAGCTATGGGGTGGAATAGTGAAAGGTGTTAGCACAGCGTCTGTCGACCCGCTTGATAAAGGGACGTCGTTTTTGAAAGGAGCAGTACAATGTTTTGACCAGAAGTGGCACGGTTGCACATGGTGTATCAATGTATGAATTTTCCTGAGAATGAACTGTTAGCGGCTCCCGTTTGTCCTTGTCTGCTAGCGCTAAAATGTTATCCAAGTTTTTTATGATCTACACACCCCAGTTTTACGAATATAACGCAAGCTATTTTTTCGAAATTCTCGGCCTCAGTGGCCCCAGAATGTGCCTTGAGTTATGTTTGTTGTGTGACATGAATataacagaattaaaaaaaaaatatatttcattttTGCATGCCTGCTGTTGTTTCGCCTCATGCAAGAGCAGTGAGTTGGAAGTTGCTACTGTATATTTTGCACTGTCATAAGTGTAGTTATGACGTATTAATCTCCATCTTGCTTTGTGTAACGGTGGACGACGCCTTACTTGCCGACACTGACAAAGACATCGGCACTTGTCTTTTCACTTTATTTTGCAGTTTGCAGTAATGATTAATGAAGCCCAGCAACCATCTCTTGTTTATGCACTGTTTCCTGTTTGTGGCATCACTTTTCATTATaaatgtaatatatatatttctttctgtGAGACCAAAGCTCCCCCATCGTGTTATATTCGCGGTCACATTACATGCAAATGTGGTACGTAGATAGGCGAGTCGTGCCGGAGCCAGCCGCAAGTCTGAGTGAGTTGATGCAAGCAT
The sequence above is drawn from the Dermacentor andersoni chromosome 7, qqDerAnde1_hic_scaffold, whole genome shotgun sequence genome and encodes:
- the LOC126533563 gene encoding GDP-D-glucose phosphorylase 1 translates to MKLKEFEYGEEDLVYDVAPSREPKPTRFDQLLQSKWNEAMANGHFWYKLEKLETRILPGKYGFVAQLNTKRAQERRKPQHINSICMPFDGSIFNFTKLKEGEMLFSLKNVNKEQDSAKEVGHWVVINVSPVEYCNSLLVPSLYNCLPQILTPVSLRLAIDMVLLSGSPNFRLGFNSLGGHASVNHHHFHLYYLEHRLYIETARVNHLWSECYEIVDYPAKGFVFQVTKDNKETVVQNLMVLVQMLLNTSTAHNLFVTRGTSFKSDDTDGVEQPVVRVFLWARHSCYGAKDESAFNVALCELSGHLIMKNNEGYLAATEESVSQELHKFCDDTFAEVRSQVVAMNKNCNSSLRASPSNS